In Alicyclobacillus macrosporangiidus CPP55, a single window of DNA contains:
- a CDS encoding DUF1146 family protein has product MLASAIDQSRAILMAVDGLVFIIAFLFGTYVWWRALAILKWEKFVFDPFGHQTRVLRFLLALCGGFVLAVVAVVYVLAGQALRILL; this is encoded by the coding sequence ATGCTCGCGAGCGCCATCGATCAAAGCCGCGCCATCCTCATGGCCGTGGACGGCTTGGTGTTCATCATCGCCTTCTTGTTCGGCACCTACGTCTGGTGGCGGGCGCTCGCCATCCTGAAGTGGGAAAAGTTTGTGTTCGATCCGTTCGGGCACCAAACCCGCGTGCTCCGCTTCCTGCTCGCGCTCTGCGGCGGTTTTGTCCTGGCCGTGGTCGCGGTGGTCTACGTGCTCGCCGGGCAGGCGCTGCGCATCTTGCTCTGA